GCGATCTGGCTGAAAACGCCGACTTCCAAAAAGTGACGCTCCAGTCGCAGCCTCGCGCTGGCGCACTGACACATCCGTTTTTGCTCTCAGGCTTTGCCTACACCGCCACCAGTTCGCCGATTCATCGCGGGGTGTTCATTGCCCGGAGTGTGCTCGGTCGTTCGCTCCGTCCACCACCCGAGGCTGTCTCGCCTCTGGCGGCTGAGTTGCATGCCGACCTGACGACGCGTGAACGCATCAATTTGCAAACCAGCAGCGAAAGCTGCCAAAGTTGCCACGCGATGATCAACCCGCTCGGCTTTACGCTCGAAAATTATGATGCCATCGGTCGTTATCGAACCGAAGAGAAGGGTAAGCCGATCGACACCACCGGGGGCTATTTGACCCGCACCGGAGAATCGCGCGAGTTCCGTAATGTGAAGGAACTAGCTGATTTTTTGGCCGCGAGCGAAGAGACCCACGGCGCGATGGTCGAGCAGATGTTTCACCATTTGGTGAAGCAACCAGCTCGTGCCTATGGCGAAGATACGCTCCCTCATTTGCGTGCATCATTTGCCGCTGATGGGTATAGTATCCGCAAGCTGCTGGTTCGAACGGCGAGCTTCGCAGCGGAGCCTCGCCCCGCTGCCATGGCCGCCAAGTAAAGATGTCAGTAGCTGAACTCATTGACTCCGTAAAAACTGTCTCCGTTAAAGAGGCTTGGCACGGCTGGCTGGTCTGGCCGTGAACAGCTCCGACTGATTCCGCTCTCGATCCTCCGATTCTGTTTGAACCCCACCGAAGGGAAGCCAAAACCATGATGGGAAACTATCACTCGCGACGTGAGTTCCTCCGCCAACTCGGAGTCACCACCGCTGCCCTTCCGTTCATCCTGAATCTTCCGAGTCTCGGTTTGGCGGACGAGGCCCCACGCAAAAAGCGGATGGTGGTGATGTTCAGCCCCAACGGCGTGGTTCCCAAGAACTTCTGGCCCGATGAAGAGGGTGAGAACTTCACGTTCAAGGAAAGCCTCACGCCGCTCGAAGCTTTCAAACAGCAAACCATGGTGCTGCACGGCGTCTGCGACAAGGTTCGTGGCGACGGCGATAACCACATGCGTGGTATGGGTTGCCTCCTCACCGGCATCGAGCTCTTCCCGGGCAACATCCAAGGTGGCAGCGATACACCTGCGGGTTGGGCCAGCGGCATTTCGATCGATCAAGAGATCAAGAACTTCCTGCAGAGCAATCCCGAGACTCGCACCCGTTTTGGTTCACTCGAGTTTGGTGTGCTCGTTCCCGATCGCGCCGATACTTGGACCCGCATGTGCTACTCCGGATCGAACAAGCCGATCGCTCCGATCGACGATCCGTATCAGATGTTCAACAAGCTCTATGGTCGCAAGAAAGACCAAGAAGCACTGAAGAGCGTGCTCGATGAACTGCAAGACGACCTGAAGAAGGTGCGCGAGCGGGTCAGCACCGACGATCGACGCTTGCTCGACGAACACGCCACCTTTGTGCGCGAGATGGAGCAGCAGCTCTCGGCCCAACCAGCCGACGCAATTGCTCACGCGGAACCCGAAATCGAACAAGGGGTGAAAGAAGAAAACGACAACATCCCGAAGATCAGCAAACTGCAGATCGACTTGATGGTTGCCAGTTTCGCAGCCGACTTCAGCCGCATCGCGACGCTGCAATACACCAACTCGGTCGGTGGGGCCAAAATGCGTTGGCTCGACATCGATGAATCGCACCACGAATTGTCGCACCACGAAGACAGCAACGAGAAGTCGCAAGAGAAGCTCACCAAGATCAACAAGTGGTACTGCGAGCAGATGGCATACCTCGCCCAGCGACTTGCCGAAACACCCGAGCCAGGTGGCCCCGGCAGCCTGCTCGACAACACCACGATTGTGTGGACCAACGAACTGGGGAAGGGTAACTCCCACACCCTCGACAACATCCCCTTTGTGCTGGTCGGCGGTGGTCTCGATTTCCGCATGGGTCGCTCGGTGAAAATGGGCCGCGTCCCGCACAATCGTTTGCTGCTGTCGATGGCCCACTCTTTTGGACATCACCTCACCACCTTCGGTAACCCCGACTTCTGCGGCGATGGTCCTCTCACTGGATTGACGTAGTGTCGATTTCTTCCCAAGCTCTTGTCTGTGAATGCTTTAGGGCTGGAGCTCGGGACGG
This window of the Pirellula staleyi DSM 6068 genome carries:
- a CDS encoding DUF1552 domain-containing protein codes for the protein MMGNYHSRREFLRQLGVTTAALPFILNLPSLGLADEAPRKKRMVVMFSPNGVVPKNFWPDEEGENFTFKESLTPLEAFKQQTMVLHGVCDKVRGDGDNHMRGMGCLLTGIELFPGNIQGGSDTPAGWASGISIDQEIKNFLQSNPETRTRFGSLEFGVLVPDRADTWTRMCYSGSNKPIAPIDDPYQMFNKLYGRKKDQEALKSVLDELQDDLKKVRERVSTDDRRLLDEHATFVREMEQQLSAQPADAIAHAEPEIEQGVKEENDNIPKISKLQIDLMVASFAADFSRIATLQYTNSVGGAKMRWLDIDESHHELSHHEDSNEKSQEKLTKINKWYCEQMAYLAQRLAETPEPGGPGSLLDNTTIVWTNELGKGNSHTLDNIPFVLVGGGLDFRMGRSVKMGRVPHNRLLLSMAHSFGHHLTTFGNPDFCGDGPLTGLT